A part of Methanomassiliicoccaceae archaeon genomic DNA contains:
- a CDS encoding SIS domain-containing protein, translating into MNPALEYLSEKCHETAASVSDEDREKLAKLVTDNRKVFIYGSGRSGLVGQLLAVRLVQLGIDVHLIGEMATPIIGRNDLTLLVSNTGETASVVNTANIAGRIGSYVVCFTSDPKSKLAHASDMVILMKSGEIDQKYAPLGTIFEGSVLLFFDSFVADLMEKFDTDEAQMKSRHAIWV; encoded by the coding sequence ATGAATCCGGCCCTGGAATATCTTTCCGAGAAATGCCATGAGACGGCGGCCTCGGTCTCCGACGAGGACAGGGAAAAGCTCGCCAAGCTCGTTACGGACAACCGGAAGGTGTTCATCTATGGCTCCGGACGCTCCGGACTTGTCGGACAGCTCCTCGCCGTCCGTCTGGTGCAACTAGGCATCGACGTACACCTCATAGGCGAGATGGCCACTCCGATCATCGGTCGCAACGACCTAACTCTCCTGGTATCCAATACAGGCGAGACCGCTTCGGTCGTGAACACGGCCAACATCGCCGGCCGTATAGGCTCCTATGTGGTATGTTTCACATCGGACCCGAAGAGCAAGCTGGCGCATGCCTCAGATATGGTCATATTGATGAAATCTGGCGAGATCGATCAGAAATACGCGCCTCTGGGAACTATATTCGAGGGCTCCGTCCTCCTGTTCTTCGACAGTTTCGTCGCAGACCTAATGGAGAAATTCGACACCGACGAGGCGCAGATGAAGAGCAGGCACGCCATCTGGGTCTGA
- a CDS encoding ubiquitin-conjugating enzyme E2 has protein sequence MGLVRPILIKRINNEIRELNSYLGLSISEVPDNAEFPVVLSISLMNSPAKISESEMSPEHGFDLVLSEEYPFERPRAKWKTEIFHPNIMVPRDGGFVCVKTLDNWSFGSNITSFVVGVENLLADPNPMSPYGTDSCMRASRWYLANKPRFDAHVSYGGKNA, from the coding sequence ATGGGGCTCGTCAGGCCCATACTCATAAAGAGGATCAATAACGAGATCCGGGAGCTGAACAGCTACCTCGGACTTTCGATATCCGAAGTTCCGGACAACGCCGAGTTCCCTGTGGTGCTGAGCATATCGCTTATGAATTCCCCCGCTAAGATCTCCGAGAGCGAGATGTCGCCGGAGCACGGGTTCGACCTCGTCCTTTCGGAAGAATATCCCTTCGAACGTCCAAGGGCAAAATGGAAGACCGAGATATTCCATCCTAACATCATGGTCCCCCGGGACGGGGGGTTCGTATGCGTGAAGACGTTGGACAACTGGAGCTTCGGTTCGAACATAACCTCGTTCGTCGTCGGCGTGGAGAACCTCCTGGCCGACCCCAATCCCATGAGCCCTTACGGCACCGACTCGTGCATGAGGGCGTCCAGGTGGTACCTGGCAAACAAACCCAGGTTCGATGCGCACGTCAGCTATGGTGGGAAGAATGCCTAA